From a region of the Vaginimicrobium propionicum genome:
- a CDS encoding iron ABC transporter permease, whose product MNSSNNKFKRVPAIPLTIALVILGVVSIVASLTFGAERIPIDQVVEVVQARLFSHPISSPFDTIVWELRLPRALLAVIVGAGLSVAGTGMQTLVQNPLADPYLLGISSGASVGATAVIVLGAFGNFGVWALSVGALVGALCAAAAVFFIAQAQGGLTPLRMVLAGVVMSSAFSAIASFMVFMSHDQRAANSVMFWMLGSVAGATWSKLLIPVIALVLVVAGLMMISSWMDALMAGPATAAALGLRVGALRIGLFIALCTLIGVLVAVSGGIGFVGLIVPHAVRMLVGALHARVIPVAAAGGAVFLLWVDVASRVLARPQEIPLGVVTGVVGAPLFLFLMGRRNYAFGSRDA is encoded by the coding sequence ATGAACAGTAGTAACAATAAATTCAAGCGCGTCCCGGCGATTCCGCTGACGATAGCGCTAGTGATCCTTGGGGTGGTCAGCATAGTCGCCTCGTTGACTTTCGGTGCAGAACGCATTCCGATAGACCAAGTTGTTGAGGTAGTGCAAGCCCGTCTTTTCTCACATCCAATCTCGTCACCATTTGACACTATTGTGTGGGAATTGCGACTACCTCGGGCACTTTTGGCGGTGATTGTAGGAGCTGGGTTGTCGGTAGCTGGTACCGGCATGCAGACTCTCGTTCAAAATCCACTTGCGGACCCATACCTGCTAGGTATTTCGTCAGGTGCTTCGGTGGGCGCTACCGCTGTTATCGTGCTCGGCGCTTTCGGAAACTTTGGAGTATGGGCGCTGTCAGTAGGTGCGCTTGTTGGTGCGTTATGTGCGGCTGCAGCGGTGTTTTTCATTGCTCAAGCTCAGGGCGGGTTGACTCCGCTGCGAATGGTGCTCGCTGGCGTAGTGATGTCCTCAGCGTTCAGTGCTATCGCCTCTTTCATGGTTTTCATGTCCCATGATCAGCGCGCCGCAAACTCGGTAATGTTCTGGATGCTTGGCTCGGTTGCTGGTGCGACTTGGTCGAAATTGTTGATTCCCGTTATCGCGTTAGTGCTTGTCGTTGCGGGGCTAATGATGATTAGCTCCTGGATGGACGCACTGATGGCCGGGCCGGCCACAGCTGCTGCGCTCGGTTTGCGTGTTGGGGCATTGAGAATCGGTTTATTCATCGCATTGTGTACTTTGATTGGCGTTCTAGTGGCAGTCAGTGGCGGCATTGGTTTCGTTGGTTTGATCGTTCCACACGCAGTGCGCATGCTGGTAGGCGCCTTACATGCTCGGGTCATTCCGGTTGCTGCTGCCGGCGGTGCGGTCTTTCTGCTTTGGGTTGATGTCGCCTCGCGTGTTCTGGCACGACCCCAAGAAATACCGTTGGGCGTTGTCACTGGCGTGGTTGGGGCTCCGCTCTTCCTCTTTTTGATGGGGAGACGAAACTATGCGTTCGGAAGCAGGGATGCCTAA